From Paenibacillus graminis, a single genomic window includes:
- the carA gene encoding glutamine-hydrolyzing carbamoyl-phosphate synthase small subunit yields MQARLLLQDGTLFTGTAFGAEGEKTGEVVFNTGITGYQEVLSDPSYCGQIVTMTYPLIGNYGITRDDFESVRPFVHGFVVRRHEAVPSNWRAEYSVDDLLKEYGIPGISEIDTRMLTRIIRHYGTMKAILTTSNKRVEELMEMMGDTTIEELRNQVARTSTTATYNSPGTKERIVLVDYGAKTGILRELNNRGCDVVVVPHDVTADEIRRLNPDGIQLSNGPGDPKDVPYAVKTISELLGEYPIFGICLGHQLFALACGADTEKLKFGHRGGNHPVKELESGRCFITSQNHGYTVNEESVLKTDLEVTHINNNDKTVEGLKHSRYPAFSVQYHPEAAPGPHDSSYLFDRFLQMIADHKAKTPAGSRQAQLAANARITAPTITPQREAVKGAL; encoded by the coding sequence ATGCAGGCGAGATTGCTGCTTCAGGACGGAACGCTGTTCACTGGCACCGCATTTGGTGCGGAAGGCGAGAAGACGGGCGAGGTTGTTTTCAACACAGGGATTACAGGTTATCAGGAGGTGCTGTCGGACCCTTCCTACTGCGGCCAGATCGTGACTATGACTTACCCCCTGATCGGAAACTACGGCATCACCCGCGATGATTTCGAATCTGTGCGTCCATTCGTGCACGGCTTTGTCGTGCGCCGCCATGAGGCGGTGCCCAGCAACTGGCGCGCCGAATACAGCGTAGACGACTTGCTGAAGGAATATGGCATCCCCGGAATCAGCGAAATCGATACCCGGATGCTCACCCGCATTATCCGCCATTACGGCACCATGAAGGCGATCCTTACCACCTCCAATAAGCGTGTGGAAGAGCTCATGGAAATGATGGGGGATACGACCATTGAAGAGCTGCGCAACCAGGTGGCCCGTACCTCAACCACAGCAACCTATAACAGCCCTGGCACTAAGGAACGGATCGTGCTTGTCGATTATGGTGCCAAAACCGGCATCCTGCGTGAACTGAACAACCGCGGCTGCGATGTGGTTGTTGTGCCGCATGATGTGACCGCAGATGAGATCCGCCGCCTGAATCCCGACGGCATTCAGCTCTCCAACGGTCCTGGGGACCCGAAGGATGTGCCTTACGCCGTGAAGACGATCTCTGAGCTGCTCGGCGAATATCCGATCTTCGGCATCTGCCTGGGGCATCAGCTGTTCGCACTGGCTTGCGGTGCGGATACGGAGAAGCTTAAATTCGGCCACCGCGGCGGCAACCATCCGGTAAAAGAACTCGAAAGCGGACGCTGCTTCATCACCTCCCAGAACCATGGTTACACGGTTAACGAGGAGTCTGTGCTGAAGACCGACCTTGAAGTGACGCATATCAACAACAATGATAAGACCGTTGAAGGACTGAAACATTCCCGTTACCCTGCATTTTCGGTGCAATACCATCCGGAAGCGGCGCCGGGACCGCATGACAGCAGCTATTTGTTCGACCGTTTCCTGCAGATGATTGCCGATCACAAGGCCAAGACACCGGCAGGCTCGCGCCAGGCGCAGCTTGCGGCCAACGCCAGAATCACGGCACCAACTATTACACCGCAGCGTGAAGCCGTGAAAGGAGCCCTATAA